In Thunnus thynnus chromosome 13, fThuThy2.1, whole genome shotgun sequence, the following proteins share a genomic window:
- the drd1b gene encoding dopamine receptor D1b, producing the protein MDQNFSTVRDGKQLLPERDSSKRVLTGCFLSLLIFTTLLGNTLVCVAVTKFRHLRSKVTNFFVISLAISDLLVAILVMPWKAATEIVGFWPFGAFCNVWVAFDIMCSTASILNLCVISVDRYWAISSPFRYERKMTPKVACLMISVAWTLSVLISFIPVQLNWHKAQTTSYAELNGTYPGDLPPDNCDSSLNRTYAISSSLISFYIPVAIMIVTYTRIYRIAQKQIRRISALERAAESAKNRHSSMGNSSNIDSESSFKMSFKRETKVLKTLSVIMGVFVCCWLPFFILNCMVPFCEPNLPDGTTDFPCISSTTFDVFVWFGWANSSLNPIIYAFNADFRKAFSILLGCHRLCPGSNAIEIVSINNNMGAPTSNPNCQYQPKSHIPKEGNHSASCVIPHSILCQEEELQKKDGCVGEIEVGMVNNAMEKLSPAISGNLDSDTEVTLEKINPITQNGQHKALSC; encoded by the coding sequence ATGGATCAGAATTTCTCAACGGTTCGAGATGGCAAGCAGCTGCTACCAGAGAGAGACTCGTCCAAACGTGTGCTGACAGGAtgcttcctctccctcctcatctTCACCACGCTGCTAGGCAACACgcttgtgtgtgttgctgtcaCCAAGTTCAGACACTTGCGGTCGAAGGTCACTAACTTCTTTGTCATCTCCCTGGCCATCTCTGACCTTCTGGTAGCTATCTTGGTAATGCCGTGGAAGGCGGCGACAGAGATTGTGGGGTTTTGGCCATTTGGCGCCTTCTGCAATGTCTGGGTGGCGTTTGACATCATGTGCTCCACTGCCTCTATCTTGAACCTGTGTGTGATTAGTGTGGACCGATACTGGGCCATCTCGAGCCCATTCCGCTATGAACGCAAGATGACCCCTAAAGTGGCGTGTCTGATGATCAGTGTGGCGTGGACCCTGTCTGTTCTCATCTCCTTCATTCCTGTTCAGCTCAACTGGCACAAAGCTCAGACAACCAGCTACGCAGAGCTGAATGGAACATACCCTGGCGATCTGCCCCCTGACAACTGCGACTCCAGCCTTAACAGGACCTACGCTATCTCCTCCTCCCTTATCAGCTTCTACATCCCTGTGGCTATTATGATCGTCACCTACACCCGGATCTACCGCATCGCCCAGAAACAGATACGGAGAATATCTGCTCTGGAGCGGGCAGCTGAGAGTGCCAAAAACCGTCACAGCAGCATGGGGAATAGTTCGAACATAGACAGTGAGAGCTCATTCAAAATGTCGTTCAAACGAGAAACCAAAGTCTTAAAGACGCTCTCAGTCATCAtgggagtgtttgtgtgctgctggcTGCCCTTCTTTATCCTTAACTGCATGGTGCCATTCTGTGAGCCGAACTTGCCGGACGGTACCACTGACTTCCCCTGTATCAGCTCCACCACCTtcgatgtgtttgtgtggttcgGCTGGGCAAACTCCTCGCTCAACCCCATCATCTATGCCTTCAACGCTGACTTCCGCAAGGCCTTCTCCATCCTGTTGGGCTGCCACCGGCTCTGCCCGGGGAGCAACGCCATCGAGATCGTCAGTATTAACAACAACATGGGCGCCCCTACCTCGAACCCCAACTGTCAGTATCAGCCCAAGAGTCACATCCCAAAGGAGGGCAACCACTCAGCCAGCTGTGTGATTCCCCACAGCATCCTGTGTCAGGAGGAGGAGTTACAGAAGAAGGACGGATGTGTGGGGGAGATCGAGGTGGGGATGGTAAACAACGCCATGGAAAAACTCTCCCCAGCCATCTCTGGGAATTTAGACAGCGATACTGAGGTCACGCTGGAAAAGATCAATCCCATAACACAGAACGGACAGCATAAAGCACTGTCATGTTGA